A DNA window from Streptomyces parvus contains the following coding sequences:
- a CDS encoding ABC transporter ATP-binding protein — translation MKPDEPTWTPPPDARPAADRPPAEVRRILRLFRPYRGRLAVVGLLVGASSLVGVASPFLLREILDTAIPQGRTGLLTLLALGMILTAVMTSVFGVLQTLISTTVGQRVMHDLRTAVYAQLQRMPLAFFTRTRTGEVQSRIANDIGGMQATVTSTATSLVSNLTAVIATVVAMLALDWRLTVVSLLLLPVFVAISRRVGRERKKITTQRQKQMAAMAATVTESLSVSGILLGRTMGRSDSLTQGFAEESERLVDLEVRSNMAGRWRMSTIGIVMAAMPAVIYWAAGLTFASGAAAVSIGTLVAFVTLQQGLFRPAVSLLSTGVQMQTSLALFQRIFEYLDLTVDITEPEHPVRLEKIRGEIAFEDVDFSYDEKNGPTLTGIDVSVPAGAGLAVVGSTGSGKSTLSYLVPRLYDVTGGRVTLDGIDVRDLDFDTLARAVGVVSQETYLFHASVAENLRFAKPEATDEEIEAAARAAQIHDHIASLPDGYDTMVGERGHRFSGGEKQRLAIARTILRDPPVLILDEATSALDTRTEQAVQEAIDALSAGRTTLTIAHRLSTVRDADQIIVLEDGRVAERGTHEELLALDGCYAALIRRDFHPVPAPAP, via the coding sequence ATGAAACCCGACGAACCCACGTGGACGCCCCCGCCCGATGCCCGCCCCGCCGCCGACCGGCCGCCCGCCGAGGTGCGCCGCATCCTCCGCCTCTTCCGCCCCTACCGCGGCCGCCTGGCCGTCGTCGGCCTGCTGGTCGGCGCATCCTCCCTGGTCGGGGTCGCCTCCCCGTTCCTGCTGCGCGAGATCCTCGACACCGCCATCCCGCAGGGACGCACGGGCCTGCTGACCCTGCTGGCGCTCGGCATGATCCTCACCGCCGTGATGACCAGCGTCTTCGGCGTGCTTCAGACCCTCATCTCGACCACCGTCGGCCAGCGCGTCATGCACGACCTGCGCACCGCCGTCTACGCCCAGCTCCAGCGGATGCCGCTCGCCTTCTTCACCCGGACCCGCACGGGCGAGGTCCAGTCCCGCATCGCCAACGACATCGGGGGTATGCAGGCGACGGTCACTTCCACCGCGACCTCGCTGGTCTCCAACCTCACGGCCGTCATCGCGACCGTCGTCGCCATGCTCGCCCTCGACTGGCGGCTCACCGTCGTCTCGCTCCTCCTGCTGCCGGTCTTCGTCGCGATCAGCCGCCGCGTCGGCCGGGAACGCAAGAAGATCACCACCCAGCGCCAGAAGCAGATGGCCGCGATGGCCGCCACCGTCACCGAGTCCCTCTCGGTCAGCGGCATCCTCCTCGGCCGCACGATGGGCCGCTCCGACTCCCTCACCCAGGGCTTCGCCGAGGAGTCCGAGCGCCTGGTCGACCTCGAAGTGCGCTCCAACATGGCCGGCCGCTGGCGGATGTCCACGATCGGCATCGTCATGGCCGCCATGCCCGCCGTCATCTACTGGGCGGCCGGACTGACCTTCGCCTCCGGCGCCGCCGCCGTCTCCATCGGCACGCTCGTCGCCTTCGTCACGCTCCAGCAGGGGCTGTTCCGCCCGGCGGTCAGCCTGCTCTCCACCGGCGTCCAGATGCAGACCTCCCTCGCCCTCTTCCAGCGCATCTTCGAATACCTCGACCTCACGGTGGACATCACCGAACCGGAGCATCCGGTCCGGCTGGAGAAGATCCGCGGTGAGATCGCCTTCGAGGACGTCGACTTCAGCTACGACGAGAAGAACGGTCCGACGCTGACCGGCATCGACGTGTCCGTGCCCGCGGGCGCAGGCCTCGCGGTCGTCGGATCCACCGGCTCCGGCAAGTCCACGCTCAGCTACCTGGTGCCCCGGCTGTACGACGTCACCGGCGGCCGGGTCACGCTCGACGGGATCGATGTCCGCGACCTGGACTTCGACACCCTCGCCCGGGCCGTCGGCGTCGTCTCCCAGGAGACGTACCTCTTCCACGCCTCGGTCGCAGAGAACCTGCGCTTCGCGAAGCCGGAGGCCACCGACGAGGAGATCGAGGCCGCGGCCCGCGCCGCGCAGATCCACGACCACATAGCCTCCCTGCCCGACGGCTACGACACGATGGTCGGCGAGCGCGGCCACCGATTCTCGGGCGGCGAGAAGCAGCGTCTCGCCATCGCCCGCACCATCCTGCGCGACCCTCCGGTGCTGATCCTCGACGAGGCGACCAGCGCGCTCGACACCCGTACGGAACAGGCCGTGCAGGAAGCGATCGACGCCCTGTCCGCCGGGCGGACCACGCTGACCATCGCGCATCGGCTCTCCACCGTCCGCGACGCGGACCAGATCATCGTCCTGGAGGACGGCCGGGTCGCCGAGCGCGGGACGCACGAGGAACTGCTCGCCCTCGACGGCTGTTACGCCGCCCTGATCCGCCGCGACTTCCACCCGGTCCCGGCCCCCGCCCCCTGA
- a CDS encoding MarR family winged helix-turn-helix transcriptional regulator, whose translation MDAPDSPDSPDSRDSRDGLLAEQLLRLTRRLHRIQRRQLDPIDITPAQFRLLRTVASYDAAPRMADLARRLDVVPRAVTTLVDALEASGRVRRAPDPDSRRVVRIEITDEGRATLRSLRSARRAAAEEILAPLTAEQREVFGELLSALVDGMPERHC comes from the coding sequence ATGGACGCCCCGGATTCCCCCGACTCCCCTGATTCCCGTGATTCCCGTGACGGCCTGCTCGCCGAGCAGCTGCTGCGGCTCACCCGGCGGCTGCACCGCATCCAGCGCCGGCAGCTGGATCCGATCGACATCACTCCGGCCCAGTTCCGGCTGTTGCGGACGGTCGCGAGTTACGACGCGGCCCCCCGGATGGCGGATCTCGCCCGCCGGCTCGACGTCGTTCCGCGTGCCGTGACCACGCTGGTCGACGCCCTGGAGGCGAGCGGCCGAGTGCGCCGCGCCCCGGATCCCGACAGCCGCCGGGTGGTCCGCATCGAGATCACCGACGAGGGGCGCGCCACGCTGCGGTCCCTGCGCAGCGCGCGCCGGGCCGCCGCAGAGGAGATCCTGGCTCCATTGACCGCCGAGCAGCGCGAGGTGTTCGGTGAGCTGCTGTCCGCTCTGGTCGACGGAATGCCGGAGCGCCACTGCTGA
- a CDS encoding FAD-binding and (Fe-S)-binding domain-containing protein — MPLLEPDPEALRPGTAREPAPDRVTDRSAGGTPEPLRSELTALLGADKVLWKISDLVRYASDASPYRFLPRVVLVPEDLDDVSAILSYAHGRGRSVVFRAAGTSLNGQAQGEDILVDVRRHWTGVEVLDGGARARILPGTTVMRANATLARYGRLLGPDPASAIACTLGGVVANNASGMTAGTTRNSYRTLASLTFVLPSGTVVDTADPAADEELAHAEPELCAGLMGLKEEIEADAELTARIRAKYTIKNTNGYRLDAFLDGATPVQILRGLMVGSEGTFGFISEVVFDTLPLDRHVSSALLFFPSLTAAAAAVPRFNEAGAIAVELMDGNTLRASVSVPGVPADWSALPRETTALLVEFRAADEAGQAAFERAAEAVVAGLDLVRPAASVTNAFTRDAGTIAGYWKARKAFVTAVGGSRPSGTTLITEDFAVPPARLADACAALLELQSRHGFDAAVAGHAAHGNLHFLLAFDAAKPADVARYDAFMQEFCALVVGRFDGSLKAEHATGRNIAPFLEREWGPRATELMWRTKQVIDPAGVLAPRIVLDRDPRAHLRGLKTIPKVEAVADPCIECGFCEPTCPSEDLTTTPRQRIVLRREMMRQSDGSPVESGLLEAYGYDAVDTCAGDSTCKLACPVGIDTGAMMKGFRHRRHTPREERIAALTAKNFRAVEAAARLAVAAADTVGDRVGDAPLQAVTRLARKAVRPDLVPEWLPQIPGAAARRLPDTARVGASAVYYPACVNRIFAGPDGDDGPGLSLAEAVVAVSGRAGKRVWIPEDVRGTCCATIWHSKGYDAGNRIMANRIVEAAWGWTAGGTLPLVVDASSCTLGIAEEVVPYLTEDNRALHRELAVVDSLVWAVEELLPRLTVFRTAGSAVLHPTCSMEHLGDVGQLRALAEACAKEVVVPDDAGCCAFAGDRGMLHKELTDSATAKEAAEVDRLPYDAYLSANRMCEIGMERATGHPYRSALIELEHATRPTLP; from the coding sequence ATGCCGCTGCTGGAGCCCGACCCGGAAGCCCTGCGCCCCGGAACGGCGCGGGAACCCGCCCCCGACCGGGTGACCGACCGCAGTGCGGGCGGCACCCCCGAGCCGCTGCGGAGCGAGCTGACCGCCCTGCTCGGCGCGGACAAGGTCCTCTGGAAGATCTCCGACCTCGTGCGGTACGCCTCCGACGCCAGCCCCTACCGCTTCCTCCCCCGGGTCGTGCTGGTCCCCGAGGACCTCGACGACGTGTCCGCGATCCTGTCGTACGCCCACGGCAGAGGCCGTTCCGTGGTCTTCCGGGCCGCGGGCACCAGCCTCAACGGCCAGGCGCAGGGCGAGGACATCCTCGTCGACGTACGCCGTCACTGGACCGGTGTGGAGGTGCTGGACGGCGGGGCGCGGGCCCGGATCCTGCCGGGCACCACCGTCATGCGGGCCAACGCCACCCTCGCCCGGTACGGCAGGCTGCTCGGCCCCGATCCGGCCAGCGCCATCGCCTGCACCCTCGGCGGGGTCGTCGCCAACAACGCCTCGGGCATGACGGCGGGCACCACCCGCAACTCCTACCGGACGCTTGCCTCGCTCACCTTCGTCCTGCCGAGCGGCACCGTCGTCGACACCGCGGACCCCGCCGCCGACGAGGAGCTGGCCCACGCCGAACCGGAGCTGTGCGCGGGGCTGATGGGGCTCAAGGAGGAGATCGAGGCGGACGCGGAACTGACGGCCCGGATCCGCGCCAAGTACACGATCAAGAACACCAACGGCTATCGCCTGGACGCTTTCCTCGACGGGGCGACGCCGGTGCAGATCCTGCGGGGGCTGATGGTCGGCTCCGAGGGGACGTTCGGCTTCATCTCCGAGGTCGTGTTCGACACCCTCCCGCTCGACCGGCACGTCTCCAGCGCCCTGCTGTTCTTCCCCTCCCTCACCGCTGCCGCTGCCGCCGTGCCCCGCTTCAACGAGGCGGGGGCGATCGCCGTGGAGCTGATGGACGGCAACACCCTGCGCGCCTCCGTCAGCGTGCCCGGCGTCCCGGCGGACTGGTCGGCGCTGCCCCGCGAGACGACCGCGCTACTGGTGGAGTTCCGGGCGGCCGACGAGGCGGGGCAGGCGGCGTTCGAGCGGGCGGCGGAGGCGGTCGTGGCCGGTCTGGACCTCGTCCGTCCGGCGGCGTCCGTGACCAACGCGTTCACCCGGGACGCCGGGACGATCGCCGGGTACTGGAAGGCCCGCAAGGCGTTCGTCACGGCCGTCGGCGGCTCCCGGCCCTCGGGCACCACTCTGATCACGGAGGATTTCGCGGTGCCGCCCGCCCGTCTGGCGGACGCCTGCGCCGCGCTGCTGGAGCTCCAGTCGCGCCACGGCTTCGACGCCGCCGTGGCGGGGCACGCGGCGCACGGCAATCTGCACTTCCTGCTCGCGTTCGATGCGGCGAAGCCGGCCGACGTGGCCCGGTACGACGCGTTCATGCAGGAGTTCTGCGCGCTGGTGGTGGGCCGGTTCGACGGGTCGCTCAAGGCGGAGCACGCCACCGGCCGCAATATCGCGCCCTTCCTCGAGCGCGAGTGGGGGCCGCGTGCCACGGAGCTGATGTGGCGGACCAAGCAGGTCATCGACCCCGCAGGGGTGCTCGCCCCGCGTATCGTGCTGGACCGGGATCCGCGGGCCCATCTGCGGGGCCTGAAGACCATTCCGAAGGTGGAGGCGGTCGCCGATCCGTGCATCGAGTGCGGCTTCTGCGAACCGACCTGTCCCAGCGAGGATCTGACGACCACTCCGCGCCAGCGGATCGTGCTGCGCCGGGAGATGATGCGCCAGAGTGACGGCTCACCGGTGGAGTCCGGCCTTCTGGAGGCGTACGGCTACGACGCCGTTGACACCTGCGCCGGGGATTCCACCTGCAAACTGGCCTGCCCGGTGGGTATCGACACAGGGGCGATGATGAAGGGCTTCCGGCACCGTCGGCACACCCCGCGCGAGGAGCGGATCGCGGCCCTCACCGCGAAGAACTTCCGGGCGGTGGAGGCCGCGGCGCGGCTGGCTGTGGCCGCGGCCGACACGGTCGGGGACCGGGTGGGCGACGCGCCCCTGCAGGCCGTGACGCGGCTCGCCCGCAAGGCCGTGCGCCCCGATCTCGTCCCGGAGTGGCTGCCGCAGATCCCCGGTGCGGCGGCCCGGCGGCTGCCGGACACCGCACGTGTCGGGGCGAGCGCGGTGTACTACCCGGCCTGCGTCAACCGCATCTTCGCCGGGCCCGACGGCGACGACGGCCCCGGCCTCTCGCTGGCCGAAGCGGTGGTCGCCGTGTCCGGGCGGGCCGGAAAGCGGGTGTGGATCCCCGAGGACGTCAGGGGCACGTGCTGTGCGACGATCTGGCACTCCAAGGGGTACGACGCGGGCAACAGGATCATGGCGAACCGGATCGTGGAGGCCGCCTGGGGCTGGACGGCGGGCGGAACGCTGCCGCTGGTCGTGGACGCCTCCTCGTGCACACTCGGCATCGCCGAGGAGGTGGTGCCCTACCTCACCGAGGACAACCGGGCGCTCCACCGCGAACTGGCCGTCGTGGACTCCCTGGTGTGGGCGGTCGAGGAGCTGCTGCCGCGTCTGACCGTGTTCCGGACGGCCGGTTCGGCGGTCCTGCATCCGACCTGCTCGATGGAGCATCTGGGTGATGTGGGGCAGTTGCGGGCGCTGGCCGAGGCCTGTGCGAAGGAGGTCGTGGTCCCGGACGACGCGGGGTGCTGCGCGTTCGCGGGCGACCGGGGCATGCTCCACAAGGAGTTGACCGACTCGGCGACGGCCAAGGAGGCGGCCGAGGTCGACCGCCTCCCCTACGACGCCTATCTGTCGGCGAACCGGATGTGCGAGATCGGCATGGAACGCGCCACCGGGCACCCGTACCGCTCGGCGCTGATCGAACTGGAACACGCCACCCGGCCGACTCTCCCCTGA
- a CDS encoding Gfo/Idh/MocA family protein has protein sequence MNDDARPAPEPQDIPPHSGAADEVNRQDPSRRSVLWTTAGVAGAGLGLGALGGGTASAAGASAPEAVAAAEAVAAAPPRQGRTMAGVTFERRSTVRVGIIGLGNRGDSMIDLFLAVPGVQVKAVCDTVRDKAEKAAKKVTAAGQPAPAVYAKDEHDYENLCKRGDIDFVYVATPWELHFPMAKTAMLNGKHVGVECPIAMRLDELWQLVDLSERTRRHCMQLENCCYGKNEMRVLRMAHAGLFGELQHGAGAYNHDLRELMFDPDYYEGPWRRLWHTRLRGDLYPNHGFGPVANYMDVNRGDRVVSISSFGTTPLGLAAYRKEHMEPGDPSWKESYIGADRTISLVQTAKGRVIRLEHDVSSPHPYSRINSLGGTRGVFEDYPERIYLEPTNTNHQWDDFKKYAEWDHWLWKEHANPPGGHGGMDYIMVFRLMQCMRLGLVPDFDVYDAAVWTAPVPLSHLSIKAKGAPLPIPDFTRGEWKKARSGMDSEKPAE, from the coding sequence ATGAACGACGACGCCCGGCCCGCACCGGAACCGCAGGACATACCCCCGCACAGCGGCGCGGCCGACGAGGTGAACCGGCAGGATCCCAGCCGCCGTTCGGTGCTGTGGACCACGGCGGGCGTGGCCGGGGCCGGACTCGGCCTCGGCGCACTGGGCGGAGGCACCGCGTCCGCGGCCGGGGCGAGCGCCCCCGAAGCCGTCGCCGCCGCGGAAGCCGTGGCCGCCGCCCCTCCCCGGCAGGGCCGCACCATGGCGGGCGTGACCTTCGAGCGGCGTTCCACGGTCCGGGTCGGCATCATCGGTCTCGGCAACCGCGGCGACAGCATGATCGACCTCTTCCTCGCCGTCCCGGGCGTCCAGGTCAAGGCGGTGTGCGACACGGTCCGGGACAAGGCGGAGAAGGCCGCCAAGAAGGTGACGGCCGCCGGTCAGCCCGCCCCCGCGGTCTACGCCAAGGACGAGCACGACTACGAGAACCTCTGCAAGCGCGGGGACATCGACTTCGTCTACGTGGCGACGCCGTGGGAGCTGCACTTCCCGATGGCGAAGACGGCGATGCTGAACGGCAAGCACGTCGGGGTGGAGTGCCCGATCGCGATGCGCCTGGACGAGCTGTGGCAGCTCGTGGATCTCTCCGAGCGCACCCGGCGGCACTGCATGCAGCTGGAGAACTGTTGTTACGGCAAGAACGAGATGCGGGTGCTGCGGATGGCGCACGCGGGTCTCTTCGGCGAACTGCAGCACGGCGCGGGGGCCTACAACCACGATCTGCGTGAGCTGATGTTCGACCCCGACTACTACGAGGGTCCGTGGCGGCGGCTGTGGCACACCCGGCTGCGCGGCGACCTCTACCCCAACCACGGGTTCGGCCCGGTCGCCAACTACATGGACGTCAACCGGGGCGACCGGGTCGTCAGCATCAGCAGTTTCGGCACCACGCCCCTGGGGCTCGCCGCCTATCGCAAGGAGCACATGGAGCCGGGCGACCCGAGCTGGAAGGAGTCGTACATCGGGGCCGACCGGACGATCAGCCTCGTGCAGACAGCCAAGGGCCGGGTGATCCGGCTGGAGCACGATGTGTCGTCGCCGCACCCGTACTCGCGGATCAACAGCCTCGGCGGGACCCGGGGCGTGTTCGAGGACTACCCGGAGCGGATCTACCTGGAGCCCACGAACACGAACCACCAGTGGGACGACTTCAAGAAGTACGCCGAGTGGGACCACTGGCTGTGGAAGGAGCACGCCAATCCTCCGGGCGGCCACGGCGGGATGGACTACATCATGGTCTTCCGCCTGATGCAGTGCATGCGGCTCGGCCTGGTGCCCGACTTCGACGTGTACGACGCGGCGGTCTGGACGGCCCCCGTGCCGCTGAGCCATCTGTCCATCAAGGCCAAGGGCGCTCCCCTGCCGATCCCGGACTTCACCCGGGGCGAGTGGAAGAAGGCCCGGTCCGGCATGGACTCGGAGAAGCCCGCGGAGTGA
- a CDS encoding ABC transporter ATP-binding protein, giving the protein MQIRDLPYSDPGDPDVRSGPRFLFWLGRNQLGGQLKSLSWGLLHQLGIAGLPVTVGLAVQAVIDRSGGRLALAGGLIGALGVLIAVGDTMLHRTAVTNWITAAARVQQLLARKTAELGSALTRRVAAGEVVAVSTGDVEKIGWFVEALSRFAAAATALVVICVGLAIYLPSLGLMVALAMPVLALAVLPLLPRATRRADEQREKAGKATELASDTVAGLRVLRGIGGEELFLGRYRRASQEVRRAAVRSARMWALISAVQVLLPGILLISLVWYGATLARDGRIDVGQLVTVYSAATLMLFPLRHFEEIAMAYSFSRPSAQRAVRVLSLHRSAREATVEGVTPTGDLYDPASGLMAPRGRFTAVVCGDPDEAGRLAERLGGHAETGEEDEKAVAVAPSVLLGGVALDEIPLDAARAAVLVQDKDPVLLSGTLRELLDVPSSGLVTADAALEAARCGDVLSALAQASADNDGDPMRTRITERGRSLSGGQRQRLALARSLVTDPEVLVLDEPTSAVDSHTEARVAAGIAKLRQGRTTVAFASSPLLLDAADRVALVHQGTVVAVGNHRDLLRTEPRYRAVVTRETDEEAAATNASNGVGGVPALKSDDVPAMKNIEEVEERA; this is encoded by the coding sequence ATGCAGATTCGCGACCTTCCGTATTCGGATCCCGGCGACCCCGATGTCCGGTCGGGCCCTCGCTTCCTGTTCTGGCTCGGCCGCAATCAGCTCGGCGGGCAGCTGAAGTCCCTTTCCTGGGGGCTGCTGCACCAACTGGGCATCGCCGGTCTGCCGGTCACCGTCGGGCTCGCCGTCCAGGCCGTCATCGACCGCTCCGGTGGACGGCTCGCCCTGGCGGGCGGCCTCATCGGTGCCCTCGGCGTGCTGATCGCCGTCGGCGACACCATGCTCCACCGGACCGCCGTGACCAACTGGATCACCGCCGCCGCGCGGGTCCAGCAGCTGCTCGCCCGCAAGACCGCCGAGCTGGGCTCCGCGCTGACCCGCCGGGTCGCGGCCGGTGAGGTCGTGGCCGTGTCGACCGGCGACGTGGAGAAGATCGGCTGGTTCGTCGAGGCACTCTCCAGGTTCGCCGCCGCGGCCACCGCCCTCGTGGTGATCTGCGTCGGCCTGGCGATCTACCTCCCGTCCCTCGGACTGATGGTGGCCCTCGCCATGCCGGTGCTGGCCCTGGCCGTGCTGCCGTTGCTGCCGCGCGCCACCCGCCGCGCCGACGAGCAGCGCGAGAAAGCGGGCAAGGCCACCGAGCTGGCCTCGGACACCGTCGCCGGGCTGCGGGTGCTGCGCGGTATCGGCGGCGAGGAGCTGTTCCTCGGCCGCTACCGCCGCGCCTCGCAGGAGGTCCGCCGCGCGGCCGTGCGCAGCGCCAGGATGTGGGCGCTGATCTCGGCGGTGCAGGTGCTGCTGCCGGGGATCCTGCTGATCTCCCTGGTCTGGTACGGGGCGACGCTCGCCCGGGACGGCCGCATCGACGTCGGCCAGCTCGTCACGGTCTACAGCGCGGCCACCCTGATGCTCTTCCCCTTGCGTCACTTCGAGGAGATCGCGATGGCGTACTCCTTCTCGCGGCCGTCCGCCCAGCGCGCGGTACGGGTGCTGTCGCTGCACCGCAGTGCGCGGGAGGCCACCGTCGAGGGTGTGACGCCCACCGGAGATCTGTACGACCCGGCGAGCGGGCTGATGGCCCCGCGGGGCCGGTTCACCGCCGTCGTCTGCGGCGACCCGGACGAGGCGGGCCGGCTGGCCGAACGGCTGGGCGGGCACGCGGAGACCGGCGAGGAGGACGAGAAGGCTGTCGCGGTGGCCCCGTCGGTGCTGCTCGGCGGGGTCGCCCTGGACGAGATCCCGCTGGACGCCGCACGGGCCGCGGTCCTGGTCCAGGACAAGGACCCGGTGCTGCTGTCCGGCACGCTCCGGGAGCTGCTGGACGTCCCGTCCTCGGGTCTGGTCACCGCGGACGCGGCGCTGGAGGCGGCCCGGTGCGGCGATGTGCTGAGCGCCCTGGCCCAGGCGTCCGCCGACAACGACGGGGATCCGATGCGGACCCGGATCACCGAGCGCGGCCGGTCCCTGTCCGGCGGTCAGCGCCAGCGCCTCGCGCTGGCCCGGTCCCTGGTCACCGACCCGGAGGTGCTGGTGCTGGACGAGCCGACCTCCGCGGTCGACTCGCACACCGAGGCACGGGTCGCCGCCGGGATCGCGAAGCTGCGCCAGGGGCGTACGACGGTGGCGTTCGCCTCGTCGCCGCTGCTGCTCGACGCCGCCGACCGGGTGGCCCTCGTCCACCAGGGCACGGTCGTCGCCGTGGGGAACCACCGCGACCTGCTGCGCACCGAACCGCGCTACCGGGCGGTCGTCACCCGCGAGACCGACGAGGAGGCGGCTGCCACGAACGCGTCGAACGGCGTCGGCGGCGTCCCCGCCCTGAAGAGCGATGACGTCCCCGCCATGAAGAACATCGAGGAAGTCGAGGAGAGGGCATGA
- a CDS encoding ABC transporter ATP-binding protein, producing the protein MIGVAPPAYDPAAPESATTLPVGTPTTVRSYVRSLLRRHRRAFTVLIAVNAVAVVASITGPYLLGGLVEDLSNGVTDLHLERTAAIFAVALAVQVLFTRSMRLRGAMLGEEMLADLREDFLVRSVGLPPGVLERAGTGDLLSRITTDIDRLANAMREAVPQLAIGVVWAGLLLGALTVTAPPLALAVLIALPVLIVGCRWYFRRAPSAYRSEAAGYAAVAAMLAETVDAGRTVEAHRLGDRRVALSDRRIEEWTAWERYTLFLRSVLFPVINATYVTILGAVLLLGGWFVLEGWLTVGQLTTGALLAQMMVDPIGLILRWYDELQVAQVSLARLVGVREIEPDAGDTEVGPDGRDVRADEVRFGYREGVDVLHKVSLDVAPGTRLALVGPSGAGKSTLGRLLAGIYAPRAGEVTLGGAELSRMTAERVREHVALVNQEHHVFVGSLRDNLRLAREGAQDAELWASLAAVDADGWAKALGKGLDTEVGSGGFALTPAQAQQIALARLVLADPHTLVLDEATSLLDPRAARHLERSLARVLEGRTVVAIAHRLHTAHDADVIAVVEDGRISELGSHDELVAAGGAYASLWRSWHG; encoded by the coding sequence ATGATCGGCGTCGCACCCCCGGCGTACGACCCCGCGGCGCCGGAGTCGGCGACGACGCTGCCCGTGGGCACACCGACGACCGTGCGGAGTTACGTACGGAGTCTGCTGCGCCGGCACCGCAGGGCGTTCACCGTCCTGATCGCCGTCAACGCGGTGGCGGTGGTCGCCTCGATCACCGGACCGTATCTGCTGGGCGGTCTTGTCGAGGACCTCTCAAACGGGGTCACCGACCTGCATCTGGAGCGTACGGCCGCGATCTTCGCGGTGGCGCTGGCCGTCCAGGTCCTGTTCACCCGCTCCATGCGGCTGCGCGGCGCGATGCTGGGTGAGGAGATGCTCGCGGATCTGCGCGAGGACTTCCTCGTCCGGTCCGTGGGGCTGCCGCCCGGTGTGCTGGAGCGGGCCGGGACGGGCGACCTGCTGTCCCGGATCACCACGGACATCGACCGGCTGGCGAACGCGATGCGCGAGGCCGTGCCGCAGCTGGCGATCGGCGTCGTGTGGGCGGGTCTGCTGCTCGGCGCGCTGACGGTGACCGCTCCCCCGCTGGCGCTGGCCGTGCTGATCGCGCTGCCGGTGCTGATCGTCGGCTGCCGCTGGTACTTCCGCCGCGCCCCCTCCGCGTACCGCTCGGAGGCCGCCGGTTACGCAGCCGTCGCCGCGATGCTCGCGGAGACCGTGGACGCCGGGCGGACCGTGGAGGCGCACCGCCTCGGCGACCGCCGGGTGGCGCTGTCGGACCGGCGGATCGAGGAGTGGACCGCGTGGGAGCGGTACACGTTGTTCCTGCGCTCGGTGCTGTTCCCCGTCATCAACGCGACGTACGTGACGATCCTCGGCGCGGTCCTGCTGCTCGGCGGCTGGTTCGTTCTGGAGGGCTGGCTGACGGTCGGGCAGCTGACGACGGGGGCGCTGCTGGCCCAGATGATGGTCGACCCGATCGGTCTGATCCTGCGCTGGTACGACGAGCTCCAGGTGGCCCAGGTGTCCTTGGCGCGGCTGGTCGGCGTCCGGGAGATCGAGCCGGACGCGGGCGATACCGAGGTCGGCCCCGACGGCCGGGACGTACGCGCGGACGAGGTCCGTTTCGGGTACCGGGAGGGCGTCGACGTCCTGCACAAGGTGTCGCTCGACGTGGCTCCGGGCACCCGGCTCGCCCTGGTCGGCCCGTCCGGAGCGGGCAAGTCCACGCTGGGCCGGCTGCTGGCGGGGATCTACGCACCGCGCGCCGGTGAGGTGACGCTCGGCGGGGCCGAGTTGTCGCGGATGACGGCGGAGCGGGTCCGTGAGCATGTGGCGCTGGTCAACCAGGAGCACCATGTCTTCGTCGGTTCGCTCCGGGACAATCTGCGCCTGGCCCGTGAGGGGGCACAGGACGCGGAGCTGTGGGCGTCGCTGGCCGCGGTCGACGCGGACGGCTGGGCGAAGGCGCTGGGGAAGGGGCTGGACACCGAGGTCGGTTCGGGCGGGTTCGCGCTGACCCCGGCGCAGGCGCAGCAGATCGCGCTGGCCCGGCTGGTGCTCGCCGATCCGCACACACTGGTGCTGGACGAGGCCACCTCGCTGCTGGACCCGCGGGCCGCGCGCCATCTGGAGCGTTCTCTGGCCCGGGTGTTGGAGGGCCGCACCGTGGTGGCGATCGCGCACCGGCTGCACACCGCGCACGACGCTGATGTGATCGCGGTCGTGGAGGACGGCCGGATCAGCGAACTGGGCAGCCATGACGAGCTGGTGGCGGCGGGTGGCGCGTACGCGTCGCTGTGGCGCTCCTGGCACGGGTGA